The genomic stretch GAGGTGACCGCGGCGTCCCGGATGCCGCACGGCACGATCCGGTCGAAGTACGTCAGGTCGCAGTCGCAGTTGATCGAGAAACCGTGCAGGGTGACGCCCCGGGCGACCCGGATGCCGATGGCGGCCACCTTGCGGTCCGGTCCCCGCTCGTCGGCCGGTACCCAGACGCCGCTGCGTCCGTCGACCCGGCCTGCGGTCAGGCCGAACTCGGCGCACACGTCGATGAGGAACTGCTCGACCCGCCGGACGTACGCGACCACGTCGACCGGGTCGGGCAGGCGCAGGATCGGGTAGCCCACCAGTTGCCCCGGACCGTGCCAGGTGATCTTGCCGCCGCGATCCACGTCCACCACGGGGGTGCCGTCCAGCGGACGGTCCCACGGCTCGGTGCGCTTGCCGGCGGTGTAGACACTCGGGTGCTCCAGCAGCAGCACCGTGTCGCCCTGTTCCCCGGAGACCACGGTCTCGTGCAGCCGGCGCTGCTCGTCCCAGGCGGCGGTGTAGTCGAGGACGCCGGCACGTACGGCCGTCAGGCCGGAGGTCGTCGCGGTCACGCGTACCAGCCTAGACCCGTACCCGCTGGTCACCTTGGGTGAGCCGGCTCACGGGAGGCTCACCGCTGCCCGACCCGCCACAGCCAGACGTCCTCGACCCGTTCCGGCTCGCCGAACAGCATGGTCAACGTCCGGCGTACCGCCTCCTCGTCGACCGGCCACTTGGCGCCGTGCACCTCGTCGGGGAGCACCACCGTCTCGATCCGCCAGTGCTCCAGGTCGGCGCGTACCTCCTCGCGGGTGCCCTCGGTGACGATCGGCGGCAGGCCGCTGCGCGCGGCCTGGTCGAGCAGCGCGCTGAACGGGCGCGGCACCGGCCCGATCCGGCCCCGGCCGTCGGGCCCGCCGGGGCCGAGGAAGAAACCGGACGGGATGGCGAACTCGCCCTGCCGGTTCGCCAACGCGTACGCCTGCCAGCGCTGGCCGTCCGGATAGACGTCGAGGGCCAGCGGCGCCGGGGTGAGCACCCCGCCCGGGGAGACGTAGTCGCGCCACGCGCCCGAGGTGATGAAGCGGGGGATCGGCTCCCGCACGGTGGTGAGCAGCGGCGTCGGGAACAGCGGCACCAACGCCACCGTGAAGGCGGCCGTCCAGGCCACCGCTGCCGCCCGGCGCGGCCGGTGGTGGCGGAGATGGTCCACGGCGAACGCCAGCAGCAGCCCGATCACCGGCGTCACCACCAGCGCGAGCCGGGCTGGCAGCGCGGCGTTCACCACCGGCAGATGCCCGAGCAGGTCGAACGGCATGGGCAGGTCGGTGCGGTGCCCGTTGATCTTCGCCACCGGCCCGAAGGAGAGCGTGGTGAAGGCGACCGCGAGCACACCCAGCCCCCACAGGGTCGCCCGGCGCCGTGGTGTGGCCGACCGCCACAGCAGCACGAAGCAGGCGACCGTGAGCAGCAGCAGGGGCAGCCCGAAGAAGGAGTTCTCCTCGGTCGGGTTCGGCGCCAGCGAGGTACCCAGTCCGGCCTCGCCGGCCAGCGAGCGACGCGGGTAGGCGGCGTACGCGGCGATGTCCTCGGAGTGGATCACCGAGTCGAATCCGGTGCCGTGGAACCGCTGCGGCCCGGCGAAGTGCAGCCAGAGCGGGTACGCCAGCAGCACCCCGGCGACCACGGTGGTCACCGCGAGGCCGCGCAGGAACGACGGCAGAACGGCCCGTGCCTCGACCCGGTTGGCCGGGTGCAGCGCCCAGACGGCGACGAACAGGCCGAGCGCCAGCGCGGTGAAGAACAACCCCTCGGCGGCGATGGAGAAGGCGATCGCGACGAGCACGCCGAGGATCGCCCCGTCGCGCAGCGGGTGCGCCGACCGGCGCAGCACGAAGACCCGCCAGACCAGCAGCGGTACCAGCCAGCCGGCCGTCCAGTTCAGGTGGGCGTTGGCGTGCGAGACCATGCCGGGGGAGAAGCCGATGAACAGCCCGCCGACGGCGGCGGCGAGCGAAGTGCGGACCAGGTGCCGGGAGAGCAGCCAGTACCAGGCGACGGCGGTCGCGGCCAGGTTCAGCGTGAGGATCACCAGGAAGGTGGCCGGCGGCCCGATCAGGTACGTCAGCGGGGCGAAGACCACCGCGTACACGGTGATCGAGGTGTTGACCGCGAGGTTGACGCCGTCCGGAACGTTGATCAGGTACGTGAAGAGCGGGTTCTCCCCGTGGCTGACCGTGTGGCCGCCGAAGGCCAGCAGCCACTCGAACAGCGCCTGGTCGCTGGAGTTGACCGTGATCGCCCGGCCGTTCGGGTCCCGCCACAGCCCGCTGGTCACCCAGACGGCGAGCGCCAGCGCGATCAGCGCCACGATCAGGTCGGCGTGGCGGTCACGCGTGACGCGCGGCGGTGCGGTGGTCACGGACGCCGAGGACGGGGAGCTGGGCACCTAGCGGACGTTACCAACCGCACCGGACACCTCAGGTCAGACCCGTCGTTTGTAAGCAAGGGACCCCTGCTAACGCCTGGTGTAGATAAAGGGACCCTTCCTAACATCTGCGCGGACCGGGCCGACGGTCAGTCGTGCAGGGCGGCGTGCAGAGCCGTGGGCAGGTCAGGGAGGCGGAAGGAGAAGGCGGCCCGGTTGAGTACGCCGGGCAGGACCCGCGTGCTGGTCAGCGCCTCCTGGGCGAAGCCGCCGAGGACCGCCTTCAGGGCCAGCCCCGGGATCGGAATGATCGCCGGACGGCGCAACTGGCGGGCCAGCTCCCGGGTGAACTCGGCGTTGGTGACCGGTGCCGGGCCGACCAGGTTCACCGGGCCGCTCAGGTCGGCGCGGGCGAGCAGGAACATGACCGCTCTGAGCCAGTCGCTCATCGAGATCCACGGGATCCACTGGCGGCCGCTGCCGAGTCGACCGGCGATACCCAGCTTGAACGGCAGCAGTTGCGGCTTGAGCAACCCGCCGTCGCGGTGCAGCGGCAGCCCGGTACGCAGCCGCACCACCCGTACCCCGGCGTCCTCGGCCGGGCGGGTGGCCGCCTCCCAGACGCGGGCCACGTCGGCCAGGAAGCCCTCGCCGGGCGGCGCATCCTCCTCGACCACGCGGTCTCCGGTGTTGCCGTACCAACCGATTGCCGAGGCGTTCAGCAGCACCTCGGGCCGGTCGGCCTCGGACAGACCGGCGATGGTGATGGCCAGGGTGCTGGTGGCGTCCACCCGGCTGGAGCGGATGAGCTGCTTGTACTGGTCGGTCCAGCGGCGGTCACCCACCCCGGCGCCGGCCAGGTTGACCACCGCGTCCGCCTCCGCGACCAGCGCCGGGTCGAGCTGCGCCGCCGACGGGGTCCACTGCCGCTCGTGGGGCCCGCGCGGTGGCCGCCGGACCAGCCGGGTGACCTGGTGCCCGTCGGCCACGAGCAGGTCGACCAGTCGGGTGCCGAGGAAGCCGGACACGCCGGCCATCAGGATGCGCATACATACATCTTCGGGTACGCGCGGCTGCCCGGCTGGGTCGAGTCGGTCACGCCGATGTCTCGGTGCAGATCGCCGGGCGTGGTGTCAGGGGCAGCGCACGCGCCGGACGTCGACCAGTTCCGTCAGGTCGGCGAAGTCGTTCGGGTTGGTCGTGTAGAGCGGTAGCAGGCCACGCGCCGACTCTAGCCGCGAAGTGCGACAACTCGTCACGGATGCGAGTCGGGTGGGTTCTCGTGCCAGCGGGCGCGGTAGGCGGCCTCGGCCGCCTCGTGGGCGGTGCGTTCCTCGAAGACCGCCGCGCGCAACGCGTGCCGGCCCTCGGACATCACCACCACCTCGATGACGATCATCCCGACCAGGATCACGGCGAGCACGCCGAGCGCGAGCAGTCCGGGCAGCGGCATGGCGATCGGGATGCCGAGCCCGAGCAGGACCACGGTGCCCAGGCGTAGCCAGGACAGCGTGCGCAGGGTGCGCCACTGGAACAGCATGTTCCCGGCCAGGTAGCAGAGCACCCCGGAGAACAGCAGCGGCACGTCCGGCCCGTACGCCGGCTTGCTGATCGGGACGCCGGGCTGGGCGATGTCGTGCACGATGCCCTCGGCGCCGAGCGCGAACAGCAGGATGCCGGCGATCATCGGAAGATAGAGGTAGGCGTACGCGTCTCGGGCCATCAGGACCCGGGGGCGGCCCTGGCTGGCGTGCAGCGCGATCCGCGCGGCCGGGCCGATCACGTCGTAGTGGATCCACCACATGGCGGCGCTGAAGACGATCCCGAGCACCGCGGCGGTCACCCCCGGCAGGGTGGGCGGCTGGCCGAGCAGGTTGCTGCCCAGGCCGATGGAGATCACCGACTCACCGAGCGCGATGATCAGGATCAGGTCGTACCGTTCGGTCCAGTGTTCGGCGGAGGTAACCCCCCAGCCCCAGGTGCGGGCCAGCAGCCCGGTGCCGTACTGGAGCAGGACGACGCTGATCCAGAGCCCGTCCCGGACCATCGCCGCCATGTGGTCGGGTAGGTAGCCGGGTAACAGGGCGGCGACGAGCAGCAGGGCGGTGCTCAGGGACATCTCGGGGGCGTACCGCAGCAACTGGCGGCGTTCCACCGGGTCGTCGCGGACGGCGTGCAGGAACAACGCCAGGTGCACGGCCCGGATTACCACATAGCTGATCGCCACCACGACCGGCCCGGCCTCGGTGCCGCCCGAGTTCATGAACGCCTGGGGCAGGGCGAGCGCGAAACAGAACAGCGCGGCCATCCCGGCGATCATCAGGACGGGTACGAAGCCCTCGCCGATGCGTACCCGGGTGGCCACCACGGTGTGCGCCACCCAGCACCACCACAGCACGGCGAGGACCAGCAGGGCGTGCAGCAGCTGCCGGTCGCCGATGTTGGCGGCGGTGGCCCGGGCGATGTTGAAGAACGAGAAGACGAAGACCAGGTCGAAGAAGATCTCGAACTTGTCGACCCGGGCGCCCGGCGCGATTCCGACGGCCGGTCCCAGCCGCCCGCGCCAGCCCCTGTCACTCACCGCCTGAGTTTCGCAGCGCCGCACGGAGCCCGGGCGCGATTCGGCAGGTCAGCGAGCGGGCCCCGGCGGGCTGACTCCGGACGCGTGACGCGCGAGGGCGCCCCGTCGTCGTGCCCGGGGCACCCTCGCGCGTGCTGCCAGGGGTTACAGGCCCAGCTCGGCCTCGAAGTTGCCGGCCTCCAGCCGCTCCTTGACCGCGACCAGGAAGCGGGCCGCGTCGGCACCGTCGATCAGCCGGTGGTCGTAGGACAGGGCCAGGTAGATCATCGACCGGACCGCGACGACCTCGCCCAGCTCCGCGTCGTTGACCACGACCGGACGCTTGACCACGGCACCCGTGCCGAGCATCGCCGACTGCGGCGACGGCACGATCGGGGTGTCGAACAGCGCGCCCCGGCTGCCGGTGTTGGTCAGCGTGAAGGTCGCACCGGCGATCTCGTCCGGGCTGATCTTGTTGGTCCGGGTGCGCTCGGCCAGGTCGGCGACCCGCTTGGCGATGCCGCCCAGGTTGAGGTCACCGGCGTTGTGGATGACCGGCACCAGCAGGCCACGCTCGGTGTCCACGGCGATGCCGAGGTTCTCGGCGTCCGGGTAGGTGATCGTCCCGCCGTCGAGGTCCATCCGGGCGTTGACGATCGGGTACGTCTGGAGCGCCTCGATCGCGGCGAGGGCGAAGAACGGCAGGAACGACAGCTTGACGCCGTGCCGTGCCAGGAACGAGTCCTTGGCCTGCGACCGCAGCTTGGCGATCTTGGTGACGTCCACCTCGATCAC from Micromonospora craniellae encodes the following:
- the lipB gene encoding lipoyl(octanoyl) transferase LipB; protein product: MTATTSGLTAVRAGVLDYTAAWDEQRRLHETVVSGEQGDTVLLLEHPSVYTAGKRTEPWDRPLDGTPVVDVDRGGKITWHGPGQLVGYPILRLPDPVDVVAYVRRVEQFLIDVCAEFGLTAGRVDGRSGVWVPADERGPDRKVAAIGIRVARGVTLHGFSINCDCDLTYFDRIVPCGIRDAAVTSLSAELGRPVTVAEVLPVVERHLPTIVAA
- a CDS encoding DUF2079 domain-containing protein, with product MPSSPSSASVTTAPPRVTRDRHADLIVALIALALAVWVTSGLWRDPNGRAITVNSSDQALFEWLLAFGGHTVSHGENPLFTYLINVPDGVNLAVNTSITVYAVVFAPLTYLIGPPATFLVILTLNLAATAVAWYWLLSRHLVRTSLAAAVGGLFIGFSPGMVSHANAHLNWTAGWLVPLLVWRVFVLRRSAHPLRDGAILGVLVAIAFSIAAEGLFFTALALGLFVAVWALHPANRVEARAVLPSFLRGLAVTTVVAGVLLAYPLWLHFAGPQRFHGTGFDSVIHSEDIAAYAAYPRRSLAGEAGLGTSLAPNPTEENSFFGLPLLLLTVACFVLLWRSATPRRRATLWGLGVLAVAFTTLSFGPVAKINGHRTDLPMPFDLLGHLPVVNAALPARLALVVTPVIGLLLAFAVDHLRHHRPRRAAAVAWTAAFTVALVPLFPTPLLTTVREPIPRFITSGAWRDYVSPGGVLTPAPLALDVYPDGQRWQAYALANRQGEFAIPSGFFLGPGGPDGRGRIGPVPRPFSALLDQAARSGLPPIVTEGTREEVRADLEHWRIETVVLPDEVHGAKWPVDEEAVRRTLTMLFGEPERVEDVWLWRVGQR
- a CDS encoding TIGR01777 family oxidoreductase; the protein is MRILMAGVSGFLGTRLVDLLVADGHQVTRLVRRPPRGPHERQWTPSAAQLDPALVAEADAVVNLAGAGVGDRRWTDQYKQLIRSSRVDATSTLAITIAGLSEADRPEVLLNASAIGWYGNTGDRVVEEDAPPGEGFLADVARVWEAATRPAEDAGVRVVRLRTGLPLHRDGGLLKPQLLPFKLGIAGRLGSGRQWIPWISMSDWLRAVMFLLARADLSGPVNLVGPAPVTNAEFTRELARQLRRPAIIPIPGLALKAVLGGFAQEALTSTRVLPGVLNRAAFSFRLPDLPTALHAALHD
- a CDS encoding low temperature requirement protein A; translation: MSDRGWRGRLGPAVGIAPGARVDKFEIFFDLVFVFSFFNIARATAANIGDRQLLHALLVLAVLWWCWVAHTVVATRVRIGEGFVPVLMIAGMAALFCFALALPQAFMNSGGTEAGPVVVAISYVVIRAVHLALFLHAVRDDPVERRQLLRYAPEMSLSTALLLVAALLPGYLPDHMAAMVRDGLWISVVLLQYGTGLLARTWGWGVTSAEHWTERYDLILIIALGESVISIGLGSNLLGQPPTLPGVTAAVLGIVFSAAMWWIHYDVIGPAARIALHASQGRPRVLMARDAYAYLYLPMIAGILLFALGAEGIVHDIAQPGVPISKPAYGPDVPLLFSGVLCYLAGNMLFQWRTLRTLSWLRLGTVVLLGLGIPIAMPLPGLLALGVLAVILVGMIVIEVVVMSEGRHALRAAVFEERTAHEAAEAAYRARWHENPPDSHP